GAACCGGCCAGAGGTTCGACGAATACCGCAGCGATGTTCGACGCGTCGTGCAGTTCGATCAGCTTCAGCAGTTCATCAGCCAGTGCGATACCACCCTGCTCCGGCATGCCACGGGAGAACGCATTGCTCGCCAGCAAAGTGTGCGGCAGGTGATCGACGTCCATCATCGCCTGACCGAACAGTTTGCGGTTGCCGTTCACGCCACCAAGGCTGGTACCGGCAATGTTCACACCGTGATAACCACGGGCACGACCGATCATCTTGGTCTTGGTCGCCTGGCCCTTCAGGCGCCAGTAAGCACGGACCATCTTCACGGCAGTGTCAGCACACTCGGAACCCGAGTCAGTGAAGAACACGTGATTCAGGTTACCCGGGGTCAGATCGGTGATTTTTTCGGCCAGCTGGAATGACAGCGGATGACCGTACTGAAAGCCTGGCGAGTAATCGAGTGTGCCCAATTGCTTGGCGACCGCTTCCTGGATTTCCTTGCGGGTGTGCCCGGCGCCGCAGGTCCACAGACCGGACAGCGAGTCATAAACCTTGCGGCCCTTGTCGTCGATCAGCCAACTACCTTCAGCGCCAACGATCAGGCGCGGATCGCGCTGGAAGTTACGGTTGGCGGTGTACGGCATCCAGTGAGCATCGAGCTTTAGCTGGCTGGCCAGAGATGTCGGGGCGTTTTCAGGCAAGTTCATGGGCGAATCCTCGCAAGGCAATAAGCGCGTAGGGATAAAAAACCGTTGTTGCAGCTAAATTGCCACGGGGATAAAGTCGATGAAATGCAACTCTTCTAACCTTCAGTCAGCCCTTCACTAAACTATCGAGTAAGTGCATGTCCAGCCGCCGCCCCGATCCACTGGCGCAAGTCAGCGACTTTGATATCCGCCTGCTGCGGATCTTTCGCAGCGTGGTCGAATGTGGCGGCTTCTCCGCAGCCGAAAGCGTGCTAGGCATCGGTCGTTCGGCCATCAGCCAACAGATGAGCGACCTGGAGCAGCGCCTCGGCTTACGTCTTTGCCAACGTGGTCGCGCCGGGTTTTCCCTGACCGAAGAGGGTCGCGAGGTCTATCAATCGGCGTTGCAGCTATTAAGTGCGCTGGAAAGTTTCCGCACCGAGGTGAACGGCCTGCACCAACACTTGCGCGGTGAGTTGACCATCGGCCTGACCGACAATCTGGTCACCCTGCCCCACATGCGCATCACCCATGCCTTGGCGCAACTCAAGGAGCGCGGTCCGGACGTGCAGATTCAGATCCGCATGATCGCGCCCAATGAAGTCGAACAAGGCGTGCTCGACGGTCGCTTGCATGTCGGCGTAGTGCCGCAGGCAAGTGCGCTGTCGGGGCTGGAATATCAGCCGCTCTACAGTGAACGATCGTTGCTGTACTGCGCGGTGGGTCATCCGCTGTTTTATGTCGATGACAAACAACTGGACGACGGACGCCTGAACAGCCAGGACGCCATCGCTCCGACGTTTCGTTTGCCGGCGGAAATCCAGGCGCATTATCAGGCACTCAATTGCACCGCCAGTGCGTCAGACCGTGAAGGCATGGCGTTTCTGATTTTGACCGGGCGCTATATCGGTTATCTGCCGGACCATTACGCCAGCCTCTGGGTGCAGCAAGGTCGGCTGCGTGCGCTGAAACCCAAGGCGCGGTTCTATGATCTGAGCCTGGCTTCGGTTACCCGCAAGGGGCGCCGCCCTCATCTGGTTTTGGAAAGCTTCCTCGAAAGCCTGGCTGCCACACGCTGACCTGTAGGATCCGGCTTGTGGTGCTTTCGCTTTTACGCTATCAACGCACTGGATGCACCCACCCACTCGACCGGAAGTGCCTATGACCTTTGAAGTCCCAGCTCATGGCGGAAAACCCGCCAGCCGCATTCGTCAGAAGAACGAAGAGACCATCATCAAAGCCGCCGAAGACGAGTTCGCCCGTCACGGTTTCAAAGGCACGAGCATGAACACCATCGCCCTGAATGCCGGGTTGCCGAAGGCGAACCTGCATTACTACTTCACCAATAAACTTGGTTTGTATGTGGCGGTGTTGAGCAACATCCTCCAGTTGTGGGACAGCACCTTCAATACACTGACGGCCGATGACGACCCGGCCGAAGCCCTGACCCGCTACATCCGCGCCAAGATGGAATTTTCCCGTCGCCAGCCGCAAGCCTCGCGGATCTTTGCCATGGAAGTCATCAGCGGCGGGGAATGCCTGACCGAGTATTTCAATCAGGACTACCGCACCTGGTTCCAGGGCCGGGCGGCGGTGTTTCAAGCGTGGATCGACGCTGGCAAAATGGACCCGGTCGATCCGGTGAACCTGATCTTTCTGTTATGGGGCAGCACTCAGCACTATGCCGATTTCGCCACGCAGATCTGCCGTGTCAGCGGACGCGCCAAGTTGACCAAGCAAGATATGGAAGACGCCGGCAACAACCTGATCCGCATCATTCTCAAAGGCTGCGGCCTGACGCCATCCATTTAAGAAGCCTATGCCTTTTACCCTCAGCGACTTTTGCGAATACCGCGAAGAGATTCGCAAAAGCCGCTTCATTACCTTCGCCGCGCCGATCACCAGCCCTGCAGAAGCCCAGGCATTCATCGAGCAGCACAGCGACCACAATGCCACGCACAATTGCTGGGCGTGGAAGCTCGGGGATCAATATCGCAGCACCGATGATGGCGAACCGGGCGGTACCGCGGGTCGACCGATTCTGGCGGCGATCGAAGCGCAGGATTGCGATCAGGTCGCGGTGCTGGTGATCCGTTGGTATGGCGGTATTCAGCTCGGTACCGGCGGACTTGCCCGGGCGTATGGCGGCGGTGCGAACAAGTGCCTGCAAGCGGCGCCGAAGATCGAGTTGATCAGTCGGGTGCCGTTGCGGTGTGCCTGTGCGTTTGGCGAGTTGAACTTGGTGAAGTTGCGCGTGGCAGAGCTTGGGGGACTGGTTGTGCAAGAGGATTTCACGGCTGATGGCGTGGAATTGCAGTTGGCTGTCGGTGCGGGGCAGATTGATACCTTGCAATCGCAGCTTGCGGATTTGAGTCGCGGGCGGATTTTGCTGCAGCGTTAGATGAGCAAAAGATCGCAGCCTTCGGAAGCTCCTACAGAGAATCGCGCAGGGTGCGATCTTTTGGGGCGTCGCCGCTTTTCACTTATTCCGCACTTGCCCACATCTGCTGTGTACCCGACTGTGGATAACCTGAGCACATACCGCTGTAACCCTTCTGTCATGCGGCTTTGCGGGCTTTGCTCATTTTTCGTCCAATCTACCATCACAAACGCTAAATCCACGTAAAAACAAATAGTTAGAGCGGTTTATCACCTTTAGAAGATAGCCGATGCTCGCTTATGCCCGACATTTGAGCTTGCACACAAATACTGTGGAGCAATCTGTGGATAACCCGTTCATGGCCGGCGCGACACCATGCCGGATATGGTTTGCACCCAACTGGTCAATTTTTGATCAAACACTGACGCCTGAAACTGGAGCCTGGCCAACGGTTCTGCCCCCAAGTGGTGCCGCCTTCAGTATCGAACCAACCGAAGGTCCGCGCTTAAAGCCTTGGCCTGTCAGACTTTTCAGTTTTCCTGACCTGATGGCCAGGAAATTGCTTTATCCACAGGCATAACTCCAAATCCCTTGAGCCTGTCATGCCCGATTCCGCGCCGATTCCCGATCAAACACCGCGCCTGCAACTGCGCAAAATCCGCAAACGCTATCCAGGCTGCCTCGCCAACGACGACATCGACCTGAGCATCGCACCCGGTGAAATCCACGCCTTGCTCGGTGAGAACGGTGCGGGCAAAAGTACGCTGATGAAGATCATCTACGGCGTCGTGCATGCCGATGCCGGGGAACTGATCTGGCAGGGGCAACGGGTGAGCATGCGTAACCCGGCACAGGCTCGCGGCCTGGGGATCGGCATGGTGTTCCAGCATTTCTCGTTGTTCGAAACCCTGAGCGTGGCGCAGAACATCGCGCTGGCCCTGGGCGCGACGGCCGGCACACCCAAGCAATTGGAGCCAAAGATTCGTGAAGTGTCGCAGCGTTATGGCATGGCGCTGGAGCCTGAGCGACTTGTCCACAGCCTGTCGATCGGCGAGCGGCAACGGGTCGAAATCATTCGCTGCCTGATGCAGGACATCCGTCTGCTGATCCTCGACGAACCGACGTCTGTACTAACCCCGCAGGAGGCCGACGATTTGTTCATCACCCTGCGCCGACTCGCCGCCGAGGGTTGCAGCATTCTGTTTATCAGCCACAAGCTCGGGGAAGTCCGCGCGCTGTGCCACAGCGCGACAGTTCTACGCGGCGGTCGCGTGGCCGGGCATTGCGTACCGGCCGAATGTTCGGATCAGCAACTGGCGCGGCTGATGGTTGGCGAAGCCGCGGAGCTGATCACTGACTATCCGAAGGTGCGCGGCGGTGTGGCCTTTTTGCAGGTGAAAAACCTGTCCTGGCATAACCCGGACCCGTTCGGCTGTTCGCTCAAAGACATCGACCTTGAGGTGCGCAGCGGCGAGATCGTCGGCATCGCCGGGGTGGCTGGCAACGGTCAGGACGAATTGCTCGCCTTGCTCAGCGGCGAACAACAGTTAACTCGCGACGACGGCGCCACGATCAGTTTTGCCGCCGAACCGGTCGCCCATTTGCGCCCCGACGCCCGACGCCAACGTGGATTGGCATTTGTTCCCGCCGAACGCTTGGGCCACGGCGCGGTGCCAGAGTTGAGCCTGGCGGACAACGCCCTGCTCACGGCATTTCAGCAAGGACTGGTGAGCAACGGATTGGTGCAGCGCAGCAAAGTCCAAGCACTGGCCGAAGAGATCATCCGCCGCTTCGGGGTCAAGACACCGGACAGCCAAACGCCGGCCCGCAGCCTGTCCGGCGGCAACTTGCAGAAATTCATCCTCGGCCGGGAAATTCTTCAGCGACCGAAACTGCTGGTGGCCGCGCACCCGACCTGGGGCGTGGACGTCGGAGCCGCCGCAACCATTCACCGGGCATTGATCGCCTTGCGCGATGCCGGTGCGGCGATCCTGGTGATCTCCGAAGACCTCGACGAACTGTTCCAGATCAGCGACCGCCTCGGCGCGTTGTGCGGCGGTCGACTATCGCCGCTGCGGGCCACCGTCGACACCCGCCTGATCGATGTCGGCGGCTGGATGGCCGGTCGCTTCGACGCCCCTCAATCATCTGCATCCGCAACGTTTTAACGGAGTGTCACATGCTGCTTTCACTTGAACCGCGCGGCCAGCAATCGCGCCTGATGCTGTGGTGCTCTCCATTGTTGGCAGCCATCCTGACGCTAGGCTGCGGCTCGCTGCTGTTTGTTGCGCTGGGGCATGATCCGCTGCTGACCTTGCACACGTTGCTGATTGCGCCGGTCAGCGATTGGTATGGCGTTTCCGAGTTGCTGGTCAAAGCCCTGCCGATCCTGCTCTGCGCATTGGGCCTGGCCGTGGCGTATCAGGCTCGGATCTGGAACATCGGCGCCGAAGGTCAATTGCTGCTCGGCGCGCTGGCCGGCAGTGCGCTGGCGGTGAACATCATCGACATGCAGAGCCGCTGGGCGCTGGTGCTGATCCTGCTCACCGGCACCCTCGCCGGCGCGGTATGGGCGGGGCTGACGGCGTGGTTGCGCACACGCTTCAACGCCAATGAAATCCTCACCAGCATCATGCTCAACTACATCGCCTTGAACCTGTTGCTCTACTGCGTCCACGGCCCGCTGAAAGACCCGGAGGGATTCAACTTTCCGCAATCGGCGATGTTTGGTGACGCCAGCCGCTTGCCGCTGCTGATGGAGGACGGGCGCGTACATGCCGGGGTGTATTTCGCCCTGCTCGCGTTGGTGGCGGTATGGGTGTTGTTGCAGAAAAGCTTTGTCGGCTTCCAGATCAAAGTGCTCGGGCTGGACAAGCGCGCCGCCGGCTTCGTCGGTTTTCGCGAGAAGCGCCTGATCTGGCTGGCGCTGTTGATCAGCGGCGGTTTGGCGGGATTGGCCGGCGTCTGCGAAGTCACCGGGCCAATCGGCCAATTGGTGCCCCAGGTTTCGCCGGGTTATGGCTACGCGGCGATCACCGTGGCGTTTCTCGGTCGGTTGAATCCCATCGGCATTCTGTTTTCGAGCCTGTTGATGGCGCTGCTGTACATCGGTGGCGAGAATGCGCAGATGAGCATGAATTTGCCGCAGGCAATCACACAATTGTTCCAGGGGATGATGCTGTTTTTCCTGCTGGCCAGTGATGTGCTGATTCTCTATCGCCCGCGTTTGAACCTGCGCTGGGTCCGCCGCGCACCCGCCACCGTCGTACACGCAGGAGCGCTGTGATGGATATCGATCTGCTGAGTAATATTTTCTACGCCATGGTGCGTTGCGGCACACCGTTGTTGCTGGTGGCGCTGGGTGAACTGATCTGCGAGAAAAGCGGTGTGCTCAATCTCGGCCAGGAAGGGATGATGCTGTTTGGCGCGGTGATCGGTTTCATCGTCGCATTCAGCAGCGGCAACCTGTGGCTCGGCGTGGTGTTGGCGATGCTCGCCGGAATGCTGTTGTCGTCGCTGTTTGCCGTGGTGGCACTGGTGTTCAACGCCAATCAGGTGGCTACCGGACTGGCGCTGACGATTTTTGGCGTGGGCCTGTCGACCTTTGTCGGCGCGGCGTGGGTCGGGAAACCGCTGACCGGTTTCGAGCCGCTGGCGATTCCGTATTTGAGCGAGATCCCGCTGATTGGGCGCATGCTGTTTGCCCAGGATCTGCTGGTGTATTTGTCGTTCGCGCTGTTTGCTTTGGTGGCGTGGGTGATTCTGAAAAGTCGCGTCGGGCTGATCATTCAGGCCGTCGGGGAAAATCCGGATGCCGCCAGCGCCATGGGCTTGCCGGTGTTGGGCGTGCGGGCATTGGCGGTGTTGTTTGGCGGGGCGATGGCCGGTTTGGCGGGGGCTTATTTGTCCCTGGCGTACACGCCGATGTGGGCCGAAAACATGAGCGCCGGCCGTGGCTGGATCGCCCTGGCGCTGGTGGTGTTCGCCAGTTGGCGGGTGTGGCGCTTGCTGCTCGGGGCCTACCTGTTCGGGCTTGCCAGCATCCTGCATCTGGTGGCGCAGGGGTTGGGGCTGGCGATTCCGTCGAGTTTGCTGGCGATGCTGCCGTACGTGGCGACGATTGTGGTGTTGGTGCTGTTGTCCCGGGATGCGGTGCGCACGCGGTTGTATGCGCCGGTGTCGTTGGGACAGCCGTGGCAGGCTGGGCATTAAAGGTTGACTGGGCGGGCCTCATCGCGGGCAAGCCCGCTCCCACAAGGTTTGCGCAGATCCTGTGGGAGCCTGGCTTGCCAGCGATGGGGCCAAAACAGACAACAACGGACTCGACGCCTGACATCAGGCGTTGCAGCATAGACCGCATCAACGTTGTCCACTGAACCTCTTTAACCAGGGAAGCCACTCATGTCTAAGGCAAGAACCGCACTCATCATCGGCGCCTCCCGGGGGCTGGGCCTCGGTCTGGTGAAAACACTGCTGGCCGATGGCTGGCAAGTCACTGCTACCGTGCGCAACCCACAGAACGCCGAGGCCTTGCAGGCATTGGGCAATGTGCGGATCGAAAAACTCGACATGGACGATCAGCAAGCGGTGATCGCGCTGAGCCAGCAACTCAAGGGCGAAGTCTTTGACCTGTTGTTCGTCAATGCCGGGGTCAAGGGGCCAGACGTTCAGACACCGAACGGCGGCGCGACGCTGGCCGAGGTCGGTCAGTTGTTCTTCA
The Pseudomonas sp. MYb327 DNA segment above includes these coding regions:
- a CDS encoding ABC transporter ATP-binding protein, giving the protein MPDSAPIPDQTPRLQLRKIRKRYPGCLANDDIDLSIAPGEIHALLGENGAGKSTLMKIIYGVVHADAGELIWQGQRVSMRNPAQARGLGIGMVFQHFSLFETLSVAQNIALALGATAGTPKQLEPKIREVSQRYGMALEPERLVHSLSIGERQRVEIIRCLMQDIRLLILDEPTSVLTPQEADDLFITLRRLAAEGCSILFISHKLGEVRALCHSATVLRGGRVAGHCVPAECSDQQLARLMVGEAAELITDYPKVRGGVAFLQVKNLSWHNPDPFGCSLKDIDLEVRSGEIVGIAGVAGNGQDELLALLSGEQQLTRDDGATISFAAEPVAHLRPDARRQRGLAFVPAERLGHGAVPELSLADNALLTAFQQGLVSNGLVQRSKVQALAEEIIRRFGVKTPDSQTPARSLSGGNLQKFILGREILQRPKLLVAAHPTWGVDVGAAATIHRALIALRDAGAAILVISEDLDELFQISDRLGALCGGRLSPLRATVDTRLIDVGGWMAGRFDAPQSSASATF
- a CDS encoding YigZ family protein — encoded protein: MPFTLSDFCEYREEIRKSRFITFAAPITSPAEAQAFIEQHSDHNATHNCWAWKLGDQYRSTDDGEPGGTAGRPILAAIEAQDCDQVAVLVIRWYGGIQLGTGGLARAYGGGANKCLQAAPKIELISRVPLRCACAFGELNLVKLRVAELGGLVVQEDFTADGVELQLAVGAGQIDTLQSQLADLSRGRILLQR
- a CDS encoding TetR/AcrR family transcriptional regulator — its product is MTFEVPAHGGKPASRIRQKNEETIIKAAEDEFARHGFKGTSMNTIALNAGLPKANLHYYFTNKLGLYVAVLSNILQLWDSTFNTLTADDDPAEALTRYIRAKMEFSRRQPQASRIFAMEVISGGECLTEYFNQDYRTWFQGRAAVFQAWIDAGKMDPVDPVNLIFLLWGSTQHYADFATQICRVSGRAKLTKQDMEDAGNNLIRIILKGCGLTPSI
- a CDS encoding aspartate aminotransferase family protein — its product is MNLPENAPTSLASQLKLDAHWMPYTANRNFQRDPRLIVGAEGSWLIDDKGRKVYDSLSGLWTCGAGHTRKEIQEAVAKQLGTLDYSPGFQYGHPLSFQLAEKITDLTPGNLNHVFFTDSGSECADTAVKMVRAYWRLKGQATKTKMIGRARGYHGVNIAGTSLGGVNGNRKLFGQAMMDVDHLPHTLLASNAFSRGMPEQGGIALADELLKLIELHDASNIAAVFVEPLAGSAGVLVPPQGYLKRLREICDQHNILLVFDEVITGFGRTGNMFGADTFGVTPDLMCIAKQVTNGAIPMGAVIASSEIYQTFMNQATPEYAVEFPHGYTYSAHPVACAAGLAALDLLQKENLVQSVAEVAPHFENALHGLKGTKNIIDIRNYGLAGAIQIAPRDGDAIVRPFEAGMALWKAGFYVRFGGDTLQFGPTFNSKPQDLDRLFDAVGEVLSKID
- a CDS encoding ABC transporter permease, with the translated sequence MDIDLLSNIFYAMVRCGTPLLLVALGELICEKSGVLNLGQEGMMLFGAVIGFIVAFSSGNLWLGVVLAMLAGMLLSSLFAVVALVFNANQVATGLALTIFGVGLSTFVGAAWVGKPLTGFEPLAIPYLSEIPLIGRMLFAQDLLVYLSFALFALVAWVILKSRVGLIIQAVGENPDAASAMGLPVLGVRALAVLFGGAMAGLAGAYLSLAYTPMWAENMSAGRGWIALALVVFASWRVWRLLLGAYLFGLASILHLVAQGLGLAIPSSLLAMLPYVATIVVLVLLSRDAVRTRLYAPVSLGQPWQAGH
- a CDS encoding LysR family transcriptional regulator, with product MSSRRPDPLAQVSDFDIRLLRIFRSVVECGGFSAAESVLGIGRSAISQQMSDLEQRLGLRLCQRGRAGFSLTEEGREVYQSALQLLSALESFRTEVNGLHQHLRGELTIGLTDNLVTLPHMRITHALAQLKERGPDVQIQIRMIAPNEVEQGVLDGRLHVGVVPQASALSGLEYQPLYSERSLLYCAVGHPLFYVDDKQLDDGRLNSQDAIAPTFRLPAEIQAHYQALNCTASASDREGMAFLILTGRYIGYLPDHYASLWVQQGRLRALKPKARFYDLSLASVTRKGRRPHLVLESFLESLAATR
- a CDS encoding ABC transporter permease; translated protein: MLLSLEPRGQQSRLMLWCSPLLAAILTLGCGSLLFVALGHDPLLTLHTLLIAPVSDWYGVSELLVKALPILLCALGLAVAYQARIWNIGAEGQLLLGALAGSALAVNIIDMQSRWALVLILLTGTLAGAVWAGLTAWLRTRFNANEILTSIMLNYIALNLLLYCVHGPLKDPEGFNFPQSAMFGDASRLPLLMEDGRVHAGVYFALLALVAVWVLLQKSFVGFQIKVLGLDKRAAGFVGFREKRLIWLALLISGGLAGLAGVCEVTGPIGQLVPQVSPGYGYAAITVAFLGRLNPIGILFSSLLMALLYIGGENAQMSMNLPQAITQLFQGMMLFFLLASDVLILYRPRLNLRWVRRAPATVVHAGAL